The Solibacillus sp. FSL R7-0668 genome includes the window AGTCTGTTAAATCGAAAAAATGGTGCAACAAATTAAATCCTTACTTTACACGTTAATTATTTTTATACCAATATTATATAAAAATAATTGATTAGAAATAATATCAATAAATTTCAAACAATTAATAGTTGTATGATACTTAAAATGAATTTCGATAATGAATTCCTCGTAATTTACATCTTCGTATAACTCGGCATACTGTTTTGACTCAATGTAACCTAAATAGGCATTGATTTTATCCTGTAGCAAACTTAAATGTTCATATTCATTTTCCCAACTTAGATGATCCGTAATTAATAAAATTATCTTTTTGTCGTCCTCACTTTTTGCTATACCATCAATTATATTAGCCTCTAATATTGACATGGATCTACTCCTATTCAATTGAATGAGTGTGGTCGTTCCCTAAGCAGTGTTTGGGGAATTTTTTAAACTATTTGTTACACTAAAGCACCCCGTTAGTTGAGTTATTACAAACTAATTTCTTCACCTATACTTATAGCATGAAAAGGATTTCTTTCCTTTGATTTTACCGATTCAATGAAGTCTGAAGTTAAGTCCTCTTTGTTAATAATTATTCTTGTAGAACCAGATACTCCACCGTTAAAAAAAATGGGTTCAATAGATTCTGGATTCTTAAGTCGTTGATAAAATAAACTGTCTAAAACAATAGTAGCATAACTAAAATTGCCTGTATTGTTAGTAAATTGATAGTTAACTTCAAAAATAAGTTCGTCATTATTTTCCTCTATCTCATAGGTGAAACTTTTTACTTCTGCACTATTATTAGGAAATAAAATCCACAATAAGCACAATAAAAAAATCACAGATATAATGAAAATTATTACTTTGTTTCTTTTCAAAATTTCACCCCCATTTTATTTTATTAAACTGCTGCGTTAGTTAAAGTACAACCTTCCCAAACCCTCGTTGAACGATTTTTAAAATGTTTGTTACACTAAAGCCCCCGTTAGCCATCCCGAAATAATCAATCTTTATTATAAAAACCAAACTATATAAAAAAAAGAAACCAAGCAATTCCATATGACTTCTGCTTGTTTCAAAAAGATAAGACGGACAGTAAAATCAAATTGTCCATTGATTTACTCAGCGCTTTACTACAAGTACCGCAACCTACATATGTGTTATGCGATAGCTGGTATGCATGTCATTGGTGCAATCAGAACAAACCGTTTTATTTACCCCAGTGGTATTCGAATACAAGTCAAAGAAGTTGCGACACATATAGACGAAAAGAATACCGATCTCATGACGGTCGGAAAAGAACAAGATCGTGTGTATCACTACGAGGGCACTTTAAATGCTCTTGAGCTCGGCGAAGTTGTTCTCTATTGATTTGCAAATGAACTGTTGAAACTAAAGAAGTTACATTGTTTTTTAAACACGGATACGGAATTAACTACGCAAGAAATTTTGAATTATTACAGCGAAAGTTATTTTTAAAATT containing:
- a CDS encoding DUF6572 domain-containing protein, with translation MSILEANIIDGIAKSEDDKKIILLITDHLSWENEYEHLSLLQDKINAYLGYIESKQYAELYEDVNYEEFIIEIHFKYHTTINCLKFIDIISNQLFLYNIGIKIINV